The following are from one region of the Streptomyces tuirus genome:
- a CDS encoding G protein-coupled receptor family protein — MFWPMFAVAVGFVGLVVLGVLAVRVFVEAQRLGRQVTDSARRINRAAEDLERAAETAARSVDAL; from the coding sequence ATGTTCTGGCCGATGTTCGCGGTTGCTGTGGGTTTCGTGGGTCTCGTCGTGCTCGGGGTGCTCGCCGTGCGGGTCTTCGTGGAGGCACAGCGGCTGGGCAGGCAGGTCACGGACTCGGCGCGCCGTATCAACCGGGCCGCCGAGGACCTGGAGCGGGCGGCGGAGACCGCGGCCCGATCCGTGGACGCTCTGTGA
- a CDS encoding helix-turn-helix transcriptional regulator encodes MAIAKAERLMNLALCLLGTRRPLSKRELRDSIEAYVEAFGPGNGATGSDDSFNRMFERDKDDLRELGLVIETVENLDGEVGYLARRDSNRLPAITLDAEEAAALGLAAKVWQQARLAGAASGALQKLRAAGLPEDVDPYGSHGALEPRIPVHEAAFEPLMLACRDRRPVAFDYRKATAAHPEQRHVEPWALECWRGHWYLAGWDRDRGAERVFRLSRITGKVRSRGGRYTAPVPDVVTVRETVASWAGEVADRTARIRLRAGSGYPLRAKATSVRELGDGWDELEIPYGHGLDAWLVEFGPDVVVLEPAELRADVVDRLRAVAKG; translated from the coding sequence ATGGCCATTGCCAAGGCCGAGCGGCTGATGAACCTGGCGCTGTGTCTGCTCGGGACACGCCGGCCGCTCAGCAAGCGTGAGCTGCGCGACTCCATCGAGGCCTACGTCGAGGCCTTCGGGCCGGGCAACGGCGCGACCGGCTCCGATGATTCCTTCAACCGCATGTTCGAGCGCGACAAGGACGACCTGCGCGAGCTCGGGCTGGTCATCGAGACCGTCGAGAACCTCGACGGCGAGGTCGGCTATCTGGCCCGCCGCGACAGCAACCGCCTCCCGGCCATCACCCTGGACGCCGAGGAGGCCGCCGCCCTCGGGCTCGCCGCCAAGGTGTGGCAGCAGGCCCGGCTCGCCGGAGCGGCCAGCGGCGCCCTGCAGAAGCTGCGCGCGGCCGGGCTCCCCGAGGACGTCGACCCGTACGGGTCGCACGGCGCGCTGGAGCCGCGCATCCCCGTGCACGAGGCCGCCTTCGAGCCGCTGATGCTCGCCTGCCGGGACCGCAGACCCGTCGCCTTCGACTACCGCAAGGCCACCGCGGCCCACCCCGAGCAGCGGCACGTGGAGCCGTGGGCGCTGGAGTGCTGGCGGGGCCACTGGTACCTGGCGGGCTGGGACCGCGACCGGGGCGCCGAGCGGGTCTTCCGGCTGTCGCGGATCACCGGCAAGGTCCGCTCGCGCGGTGGCCGGTACACCGCTCCCGTACCGGACGTCGTCACCGTCCGGGAGACCGTGGCGAGCTGGGCCGGTGAGGTCGCCGACCGCACGGCGCGGATCCGGCTGCGTGCGGGCTCGGGGTACCCCCTTCGGGCGAAGGCCACCTCCGTCCGGGAACTCGGCGACGGCTGGGACGAGTTGGAGATTCCGTACGGCCACGGGCTGGACGCCTGGCTGGTGGAGTTCGGGCCGGACGTGGTCGTCCTGGAGCCCGCCGAGCTGCGGGCCGACGTGGTGGACCGGCTGCGGGCCGTGGCCAAGGGCTGA
- a CDS encoding sensor histidine kinase, which produces MVSVQSPPGRRELPYARVLLLPAIVMAAATGAAVALVAEPARGAVGWCGGIATALVLATAAEAVRRGRALRNQRAEHARHSAHLEQRIAAHENDSVHFSREIVPAALSLLGTGESPREVIRKLRLSNPAFRDLSAPQAETLLTVLKIVDREVTMRDAAARSFVSVARRVQAIIHQQAEELREMEEDHGRNPEVFDDLLRIDHGNALIGRLADSVSVLGGGRPGRQWPQPVSLYSTLRGAMSRILEYRRIQLSSIAKISVKGIYVEPVIHAAAELLDNATRYSPPQTKVHVTATEVQTGVCIEIEDGGVNLNEEARARIEGMLEDAKAGIDLQDIGEHPRLGLAVVGRLCTAYNMQVSLRASAYGGVRAILIVPSQMITHEPGVGLAHGIGATGIPMKVGIPEGPKRAPKRRRPTSPKIPATVSMEDDDVPEVTEWTANGLPQRRSKVKMPLAERLAQQAANEQADREAAERGEFNPWATPEPEPKSWHDMSSPDAPGKGLEAFWEGLKQGIEPGTHPTDFIRNPTKYLHLINDPAPTEADDEGDLK; this is translated from the coding sequence ATGGTGAGTGTTCAATCCCCTCCCGGTCGCCGTGAACTCCCCTACGCGCGCGTGCTGTTGCTGCCGGCCATAGTCATGGCCGCGGCGACCGGAGCCGCCGTCGCCCTGGTGGCGGAGCCGGCTCGGGGCGCCGTCGGCTGGTGTGGTGGCATCGCCACCGCGCTGGTGCTCGCGACGGCGGCCGAGGCGGTGCGCCGTGGCCGTGCGCTGCGCAACCAGCGTGCGGAGCACGCCCGGCACAGCGCGCATCTGGAACAGCGGATCGCCGCCCACGAGAACGATTCGGTCCACTTCTCGAGGGAGATCGTCCCCGCCGCGCTCAGCCTGCTGGGCACCGGAGAATCCCCCAGGGAGGTGATTCGCAAGCTCCGCCTCTCCAACCCCGCGTTCCGCGACCTGTCCGCCCCGCAGGCCGAGACGCTGCTGACGGTGCTCAAGATCGTCGACCGCGAAGTGACCATGCGGGACGCGGCCGCGCGCTCCTTCGTCAGTGTCGCCCGCCGCGTCCAGGCGATCATCCATCAGCAGGCCGAGGAACTCCGGGAGATGGAGGAGGACCACGGCCGCAACCCCGAGGTCTTCGACGACCTGCTGCGCATCGACCACGGCAACGCCCTGATCGGCCGCCTGGCCGACTCCGTCTCCGTCCTCGGCGGCGGCCGCCCCGGCCGGCAGTGGCCCCAGCCGGTGTCCCTGTACAGCACCCTGCGCGGCGCCATGTCCCGCATCCTGGAGTACCGGCGCATCCAGCTGTCCTCCATCGCCAAGATCAGCGTCAAGGGCATCTACGTCGAGCCGGTCATCCACGCCGCCGCCGAACTCCTCGACAACGCCACGCGCTACTCGCCGCCGCAGACCAAGGTGCACGTCACCGCGACCGAGGTGCAGACCGGCGTCTGCATCGAGATCGAGGACGGCGGCGTCAACCTCAACGAGGAGGCCCGTGCCCGGATCGAGGGAATGCTGGAGGACGCCAAGGCGGGCATCGACCTCCAGGACATCGGCGAGCACCCGCGCCTCGGACTGGCCGTCGTGGGCCGCCTCTGCACGGCGTACAACATGCAGGTCTCGCTGCGCGCCTCCGCGTACGGCGGCGTCCGGGCCATCCTCATCGTGCCCAGCCAGATGATCACCCACGAGCCCGGCGTCGGACTCGCCCACGGCATCGGCGCCACCGGCATCCCCATGAAGGTCGGCATCCCCGAGGGCCCGAAGCGCGCACCCAAGCGGCGACGCCCCACCAGCCCGAAGATCCCCGCCACGGTCTCCATGGAGGACGACGACGTCCCCGAGGTCACCGAGTGGACGGCGAACGGCCTGCCGCAGCGCCGCAGCAAGGTGAAGATGCCCCTCGCCGAGCGGCTCGCCCAGCAGGCGGCCAACGAGCAGGCCGACCGGGAGGCCGCCGAACGGGGCGAGTTCAACCCCTGGGCGACACCGGAGCCCGAGCCCAAGTCATGGCACGACATGTCGTCGCCCGACGCCCCCGGCAAGGGCCTCGAAGCCTTCTGGGAGGGACTCAAGCAGGGCATCGAGCCCGGCACCCACCCGACCGACTTCATCCGGAACCCGACCAAGTACCTGCACCTGATCAACGACCCGGCCCCCACCGAGGCCGACGACGAGGGGGATCTCAAGTGA
- the tatC gene encoding twin-arginine translocase subunit TatC, with translation MLKSARKQERDPEGRMPLAEHLRELRNRLAKAMLAIVVVTVFAAFFYNDIINLITKPILDSVGCEKTFAELAQSQPGAKPCAQITINGLLTPFTLALKVSLMAGVVLASPVWLYQLWAFVAPGLHRHEKKYAYAFVATGAPLFIIGAYFAYTVLPTTAKVLLEFTPGGTSNLLPLDDLLDLVMRMVLVFGLSFELPLLLVMLNLTGVLTGKRMLGWWRGMIMGITVFAAIATPSTDPLTMLALAAPIWILYFAAVAFSLLNDRRKARREALGPADDEASELDLTPDDIGEIEPVTTSRAALPEQASSDRSDRVNGYDDVT, from the coding sequence TTGCTGAAGTCTGCCCGCAAGCAGGAGAGGGATCCGGAGGGGCGCATGCCCCTCGCGGAGCACCTTCGCGAGCTCCGCAACCGGCTCGCCAAGGCGATGCTGGCGATCGTCGTCGTCACGGTCTTCGCCGCCTTCTTCTACAACGACATCATCAACTTGATCACCAAGCCGATCCTCGACTCGGTCGGCTGTGAGAAGACCTTCGCGGAGCTGGCCCAGTCGCAGCCCGGCGCGAAGCCCTGTGCGCAGATCACCATCAACGGCCTGCTCACCCCCTTCACGCTGGCGCTGAAGGTCTCCCTGATGGCCGGCGTCGTCCTGGCCTCCCCGGTCTGGCTCTACCAGCTCTGGGCCTTCGTCGCGCCGGGCCTGCACCGGCACGAGAAGAAGTACGCCTACGCCTTCGTCGCCACCGGCGCCCCGCTGTTCATCATCGGCGCCTACTTCGCGTACACGGTGCTCCCCACCACGGCCAAGGTGCTCCTGGAGTTCACCCCGGGCGGCACGTCCAACCTCCTTCCGCTGGACGACCTGCTCGACCTGGTCATGCGGATGGTGCTCGTCTTCGGCCTCTCCTTCGAGCTGCCGCTGCTGCTGGTCATGCTCAACCTCACCGGGGTACTGACCGGCAAGCGCATGCTCGGCTGGTGGCGCGGCATGATCATGGGCATCACGGTCTTCGCGGCCATCGCCACCCCCAGCACCGACCCGCTGACCATGCTGGCGCTGGCGGCGCCGATCTGGATCCTGTACTTCGCGGCCGTCGCCTTCTCCCTGCTCAACGACCGCCGCAAGGCCCGGCGCGAGGCCCTCGGCCCCGCCGACGACGAGGCCTCCGAGCTGGACCTCACCCCCGACGACATCGGCGAGATCGAGCCCGTGACCACCAGCCGGGCCGCCCTGCCCGAGCAGGCGAGCTCGGACCGCTCGGACCGGGTCAACGGTTATGACGACGTGACCTGA
- a CDS encoding FKBP-type peptidyl-prolyl cis-trans isomerase, translated as MNYNTKRLVAALLAVPALLFTAACGSDDGNNGDAAGGVAEIKGKVGAKPEISVPKDGKPSDETVVKTVSAGSGTPIKGSDFVRLDWTVEKWGGDQELGGTWAAGATGDKAPRRQSIEQIGKPSQQLPEKVLDAVKGKKPGSRVLVQGTAGDLIGQSLNTSSGISAKDVLIWVVDPVGAASVDAKAEVKGEQAPSEPGMPEVKSPSQKAAVITVPKGEKPPKDLKEQVLIKGDGKKVEAGQGLIAQYTGVKWEDGKKFDSSWDHGGATAFQIGNGSVVAGWDKGLVGKHVGDRVLLVIPPSLGYGASPQSELAKNTLVFTVDILGTV; from the coding sequence ATGAACTACAACACGAAACGCCTCGTGGCCGCGCTGCTGGCCGTTCCCGCCCTGTTGTTCACCGCCGCGTGCGGATCGGACGACGGGAACAACGGCGACGCGGCCGGAGGCGTCGCCGAGATCAAGGGGAAGGTCGGGGCGAAGCCCGAGATCTCCGTGCCCAAGGACGGCAAGCCGTCCGACGAGACTGTGGTCAAGACGGTCTCGGCGGGCAGCGGGACCCCGATCAAGGGCTCGGACTTCGTCCGGTTGGACTGGACCGTCGAGAAGTGGGGCGGCGACCAGGAACTCGGCGGTACCTGGGCCGCGGGGGCGACGGGTGACAAGGCGCCCCGCCGGCAGTCCATCGAGCAGATCGGCAAGCCCAGCCAGCAGCTTCCCGAGAAGGTCCTCGACGCGGTGAAGGGCAAGAAGCCCGGCAGCCGCGTCCTGGTGCAGGGCACCGCGGGCGACCTGATCGGCCAGAGCCTGAACACCTCCTCCGGGATCTCCGCCAAGGACGTGCTGATCTGGGTGGTCGACCCGGTCGGTGCCGCCAGTGTCGACGCCAAGGCCGAGGTCAAGGGCGAGCAGGCACCCTCCGAACCGGGCATGCCCGAGGTGAAGTCCCCCTCGCAGAAGGCCGCGGTGATCACCGTCCCCAAGGGCGAGAAGCCTCCGAAGGACCTCAAGGAGCAGGTGCTGATCAAGGGCGACGGCAAGAAGGTCGAGGCCGGCCAGGGACTCATCGCCCAGTACACCGGCGTCAAGTGGGAGGACGGCAAGAAGTTCGACTCCTCCTGGGACCACGGCGGCGCCACCGCCTTCCAGATCGGCAACGGCTCCGTGGTGGCAGGCTGGGACAAGGGCCTCGTCGGCAAGCACGTGGGCGACCGGGTGCTGCTCGTGATCCCGCCCTCGCTGGGCTACGGCGCGAGCCCGCAGAGCGAGCTGGCCAAGAACACGCTGGTCTTCACGGTGGACATCCTCGGCACCGTCTGA
- a CDS encoding helix-turn-helix transcriptional regulator — MAGKPVRPVNAIDQTRRMLSLVTYLKERPGARVEDVARAFGISEDELVSDLDVLPMCGTSFRGGDLLDIDTDGERIWWHNPAALAAEAAEPLRLAADEATALLVAARAVSTLPGLRESDRQALLRATAKVETAAGEAAGASSRLSVTFESEGGVFADVDRAIAERRRLWIRYYSPARDEVTEREIDPIRLVSVGHTYVEAWCRRSEARRTFRLDRVAEIKILDEPSAPPEIELRDLSEALVQPAAEDPEVVVEVGPGGRWVAEYYPHDSADELPDGGLRITLRTPEPASLRRLALRLGRDGRIVSPPELADSARQAAREALAAYDGIETARTARREEPDARGPHAVADGPGDGPE, encoded by the coding sequence GTGGCAGGCAAACCGGTCAGGCCCGTGAACGCCATCGACCAGACCCGGCGGATGCTCTCGCTGGTGACGTATCTGAAGGAGCGCCCCGGAGCCCGGGTCGAGGACGTCGCGCGCGCCTTCGGCATCAGCGAGGACGAGCTGGTCTCCGACCTCGACGTGCTGCCCATGTGCGGCACCAGCTTCCGCGGCGGCGACCTGCTCGACATCGACACCGACGGCGAGCGCATCTGGTGGCACAACCCCGCCGCCCTCGCGGCGGAAGCGGCCGAGCCGCTCAGACTCGCCGCGGACGAGGCCACCGCCCTGCTCGTCGCCGCCCGGGCGGTGTCCACGCTGCCCGGACTGCGCGAGAGCGACCGCCAGGCGCTGCTGCGGGCGACGGCCAAGGTGGAGACCGCGGCCGGCGAGGCGGCGGGCGCCAGCTCGCGCCTGTCGGTGACCTTCGAGTCCGAGGGCGGTGTCTTCGCGGACGTCGACCGTGCCATCGCCGAGCGCCGCCGGCTGTGGATCCGCTACTACTCGCCCGCGCGCGACGAGGTCACCGAGCGGGAGATCGACCCCATCCGCCTGGTCAGCGTCGGGCACACGTATGTCGAGGCATGGTGCCGCCGCTCCGAGGCGCGCCGCACCTTCCGGCTCGACCGGGTAGCCGAGATCAAGATCCTGGACGAGCCGTCGGCGCCGCCCGAGATCGAGCTGAGGGACCTGTCGGAAGCGCTGGTGCAGCCGGCGGCCGAGGACCCGGAGGTCGTGGTCGAGGTCGGGCCCGGCGGCCGCTGGGTCGCGGAGTACTACCCGCACGACAGTGCGGATGAGCTGCCGGACGGCGGACTGCGTATCACCCTGCGGACCCCCGAACCGGCGTCGCTGCGGCGCCTGGCACTGCGGCTCGGGCGGGACGGCCGGATCGTCTCACCGCCGGAGCTCGCCGACAGCGCCCGCCAGGCGGCCCGCGAGGCGCTGGCGGCCTACGACGGGATCGAGACGGCGCGGACGGCGCGCCGTGAGGAGCCCGACGCGCGCGGGCCGCACGCGGTCGCGGACGGGCCGGGCGACGGACCCGAGTGA
- the tatA gene encoding Sec-independent protein translocase subunit TatA, with product MFGRLGAPEIILILVVIILLFGAKKLPDMARSLGKSARILKSEAKAMKDENKSSTTPAGPPNNTDESSQRTIQAAPGDVTSSRPVSEPTDTTKR from the coding sequence ATGTTCGGAAGGCTCGGAGCCCCCGAGATCATTCTCATCCTCGTCGTCATCATCCTGCTGTTCGGCGCGAAGAAGCTTCCGGACATGGCTCGGTCGCTCGGCAAGTCCGCCCGCATCCTCAAGAGCGAGGCCAAGGCGATGAAGGACGAGAACAAGTCCTCCACGACTCCGGCGGGCCCGCCCAACAACACCGACGAGTCCTCGCAGCGCACCATCCAGGCGGCGCCCGGTGACGTGACCAGCTCGCGCCCGGTCAGCGAGCCCACGGACACGACCAAGCGCTGA
- a CDS encoding roadblock/LC7 domain-containing protein, with translation MIQQRGNFDWMLKQLADGVPGIEMIVVLSADGLRIARYGGEPDAADRVAAACAGLQSLAGSICQELTVGDGEMKLVMIEIDQGYFYLMGAGANAFLAVLSDVRCEPGRMSAMMRDLVVRIGGHLTSPPRRNGQIV, from the coding sequence GTGATCCAGCAGCGAGGCAACTTCGACTGGATGCTCAAGCAGCTCGCCGACGGTGTACCGGGCATCGAGATGATCGTGGTGCTCTCGGCCGACGGCCTGCGCATCGCACGCTACGGCGGCGAACCGGACGCGGCCGACCGGGTCGCCGCGGCCTGCGCCGGCCTGCAGTCCCTCGCGGGCAGCATCTGCCAGGAACTCACCGTGGGCGACGGCGAGATGAAGCTCGTCATGATCGAGATCGACCAGGGCTACTTCTATCTGATGGGCGCGGGCGCCAACGCCTTCCTCGCGGTGCTCTCCGACGTGCGGTGCGAACCCGGCCGGATGAGCGCGATGATGCGCGACCTCGTCGTCCGGATCGGCGGCCACCTCACCAGCCCGCCCCGGCGGAACGGGCAGATCGTATGA
- a CDS encoding DEAD/DEAH box helicase codes for MIVLLSVRPGTLESTMTEDLSPAERYAAARLRAAEQATALAGFREMYDFGLDPFQIEACQALEEGKGVLVAAPTGSGKTIVGEFAVHLALQQGKKCFYTTPIKALSNQKYADLCRRYGTDKVGLLTGDNSVNSEAPIVVMTTEVLRNMLYAGSQTLLGLGYVVMDEVHYLSDRFRGAVWEEVIIHLPESVTLVSLSATVSNAEEFGDWLDTVRGDTEVIVSEHRPVPLFQHVLAGRRMYDLFEEGEGHKKAVNPDLMRMARMEASRPSYQDRRRGRSMREADRERERRQRTRIWTPSRPEVIERLDAEGLLPAITFIFSRAACDAAVQQCLHAGLRLNDEEARERVRALVEERTASIPTEDLHVLGYYEWLEGLERGIAAHHAGMLPTFKEVVEELFVRGLVKAVFATETLALGINMPARSVVLEKLVKWNGEQHADITPGEYTQLTGRAGRRGIDVEGHAVVLWQRGSSPEHLAGLAGTRTYPLRSSFKPSYNMAVNLVEQFGRHRSRELLETSFAQFQADKSVVGISRQVQRNEEGLEGYKASMTCHLGDFEEYARLRRELKDRENEIARQGAAQRRAEAAVALEKLKPGDVIHVPTGKYAGLALVLDPGLPAGRSNGHRGFEQHDGPRPLVLTAERQVKRLASMDFPVPVEPLERMRIPKSFNARSPQSRRDLASALRTKAGHIPAERHRKRRSQAADDREIARLRTALRAHPCHGCNDREDHARWAERYHRLLRDTSQLERRIEGRTNTIARTFDRIVALLTDLDYLRGDEVTEHGKRLARLYGELDLLASECLREGVWEGLAPAELASCVSALVFEARAADDAMAPKVPSGKAKAALGEMVRIWGRLDALEEDFRITQTEGVGQREPDLGFAWAAYEWASGKGLDEVLREAEMPAGDFVRWSKQVIDVLGQIAAAAPQGSSVVKNARKAVDLMLRGVVAYSSVG; via the coding sequence ATGATCGTCCTGTTGTCAGTGCGGCCCGGTACGCTCGAAAGCACGATGACAGAAGACCTCTCACCGGCCGAGCGGTACGCGGCAGCCCGCCTGCGGGCAGCCGAGCAGGCCACCGCGCTCGCGGGCTTCCGCGAGATGTACGACTTCGGTCTCGACCCCTTCCAGATCGAGGCCTGCCAGGCGCTCGAGGAAGGGAAGGGCGTGCTCGTCGCGGCGCCCACCGGCTCGGGCAAGACGATCGTCGGCGAGTTCGCCGTCCACCTCGCCCTCCAGCAGGGCAAGAAGTGCTTCTACACGACACCCATCAAGGCCCTGTCGAACCAGAAGTACGCCGACCTGTGCCGCCGCTACGGCACGGACAAGGTGGGCCTGCTCACCGGCGACAACAGCGTCAACTCCGAGGCGCCGATCGTCGTGATGACCACCGAGGTGCTGCGGAACATGCTGTACGCCGGTTCCCAGACCCTCCTGGGCCTCGGCTACGTGGTCATGGACGAGGTGCACTACCTCTCCGACCGGTTCCGGGGCGCCGTGTGGGAAGAAGTGATCATCCACCTTCCCGAGTCGGTCACGCTCGTCTCGCTCTCGGCGACCGTCTCGAACGCCGAGGAGTTCGGTGACTGGCTCGACACGGTCCGTGGCGACACGGAGGTGATCGTCTCCGAGCACCGGCCCGTGCCGCTGTTCCAGCACGTGCTGGCCGGGCGGCGGATGTACGACCTGTTCGAGGAGGGCGAGGGCCACAAGAAGGCCGTCAACCCCGACCTCATGCGCATGGCGCGCATGGAGGCGAGCCGGCCGTCGTACCAGGACCGGCGGCGTGGCCGGTCCATGCGCGAGGCCGACCGTGAGCGCGAGCGCCGGCAGCGGACCCGGATCTGGACGCCGAGCCGGCCCGAGGTCATCGAGCGGCTCGACGCCGAGGGGCTGCTGCCCGCCATCACCTTCATCTTCAGCCGCGCCGCCTGCGACGCCGCCGTCCAGCAGTGCCTGCACGCGGGACTGCGGCTCAACGACGAGGAGGCGCGCGAGCGGGTGCGCGCCCTGGTCGAGGAGCGCACCGCCTCCATCCCGACCGAGGATCTGCACGTCCTCGGCTACTACGAGTGGCTCGAGGGCCTGGAGCGGGGCATCGCCGCGCACCACGCGGGCATGCTGCCGACCTTCAAGGAGGTCGTCGAGGAACTGTTCGTGCGCGGCCTGGTCAAGGCCGTGTTCGCGACCGAGACCCTCGCCCTCGGGATCAACATGCCCGCCCGCTCGGTGGTGCTGGAGAAGCTCGTCAAGTGGAACGGCGAGCAGCACGCGGACATCACGCCGGGCGAGTACACGCAGCTGACGGGGCGTGCGGGGCGCCGCGGCATCGACGTCGAGGGCCACGCCGTGGTGCTGTGGCAGCGCGGCTCCAGCCCCGAGCACCTCGCGGGCCTGGCCGGCACGCGCACCTACCCGCTGCGGTCCAGCTTCAAGCCGTCGTACAACATGGCGGTCAACCTGGTCGAGCAGTTCGGGCGGCACCGCTCGCGTGAGCTGCTGGAGACGTCCTTCGCGCAGTTCCAGGCGGACAAGTCGGTCGTCGGCATCTCCCGGCAGGTGCAGCGCAACGAAGAAGGCCTGGAGGGCTACAAGGCCTCCATGACCTGCCACCTCGGCGACTTCGAGGAGTACGCGCGGCTGCGCCGCGAACTGAAGGACCGGGAGAACGAGATCGCCCGGCAGGGCGCGGCACAGCGGCGCGCCGAGGCCGCCGTCGCGCTGGAGAAGCTCAAGCCCGGTGACGTCATCCACGTGCCCACCGGCAAGTACGCCGGCCTGGCGCTGGTGCTGGACCCGGGCCTGCCGGCGGGCCGTTCGAACGGCCACCGCGGCTTCGAGCAGCACGACGGGCCGCGTCCGCTGGTGCTGACCGCCGAGCGGCAGGTGAAGCGGCTGGCGTCCATGGACTTCCCGGTGCCCGTCGAACCGCTGGAGCGGATGCGGATCCCGAAGTCCTTCAACGCCCGCTCCCCGCAGTCCCGCCGGGACCTCGCCTCGGCGCTGCGCACCAAGGCCGGGCACATCCCGGCCGAGCGGCACCGCAAGCGGCGCTCCCAGGCGGCCGACGACCGCGAGATCGCCCGGCTGCGGACCGCGCTCCGCGCCCACCCCTGCCATGGGTGCAACGACCGTGAGGACCACGCGCGTTGGGCCGAACGGTACCACCGGCTGCTGCGCGACACCTCGCAGCTGGAGCGGCGCATCGAGGGCCGTACGAACACGATCGCCCGGACGTTCGACCGCATCGTGGCGCTGCTGACCGACCTGGACTACCTGCGCGGCGACGAGGTCACCGAGCACGGCAAGCGGCTCGCGCGGCTGTACGGCGAGCTGGACCTGCTCGCCAGCGAGTGTCTGCGCGAGGGTGTCTGGGAGGGCCTGGCCCCGGCCGAACTGGCCTCGTGTGTCTCGGCGCTGGTGTTCGAGGCGCGGGCCGCGGACGACGCGATGGCGCCCAAGGTGCCGTCGGGGAAGGCCAAGGCCGCGCTGGGCGAGATGGTGCGGATCTGGGGGCGGCTGGACGCGCTGGAGGAGGACTTCCGGATCACCCAGACCGAGGGGGTCGGGCAGCGCGAGCCCGATCTCGGCTTCGCCTGGGCCGCGTACGAGTGGGCCTCCGGGAAGGGGCTCGACGAGGTGCTGCGCGAGGCGGAGATGCCCGCGGGGGACTTCGTGCGGTGGAGCAAGCAGGTCATCGATGTGCTCGGGCAGATCGCGGCGGCTGCTCCGCAGGGGTCTTCCGTGGTGAAGAACGCGCGCAAGGCCGTTGATCTGATGCTGCGGGGGGTTGTCGCGTACTCCTCGGTGGGGTGA
- a CDS encoding FKBP-type peptidyl-prolyl cis-trans isomerase, with translation MSIDKPEIDFPGGEPPADLEIKDIWEGDGPVAQAGQTVTVHYVGVSFSTGEEFDASWNRGTPFRFPLGGGRVIKGWDQGVQGMKVGGRRQLTIPAHLAYGNQSPSPLIKAGETLIFVVDLLGV, from the coding sequence GTGAGCATCGACAAGCCCGAGATCGACTTCCCGGGCGGCGAGCCCCCGGCGGACCTCGAGATCAAGGACATCTGGGAAGGCGACGGCCCGGTCGCGCAGGCCGGCCAGACCGTCACCGTGCACTACGTGGGTGTCTCCTTCAGCACGGGCGAGGAGTTCGACGCCAGCTGGAACCGCGGGACCCCGTTCCGCTTCCCGCTGGGCGGCGGCCGCGTCATCAAGGGCTGGGACCAGGGCGTGCAGGGCATGAAGGTCGGCGGCCGCCGCCAGCTGACCATCCCCGCCCACCTCGCCTACGGCAACCAGAGCCCGTCGCCTCTGATCAAGGCCGGCGAGACGCTGATCTTCGTGGTCGACCTGCTCGGAGTCTGA
- a CDS encoding diacylglycerol kinase, with translation MTSEITLFVNPTAGRGRGARAAQPAASALRAAGFSVRTVLGEDAADALVRARAAVEAGTGALIAVGGDGMAALALRAVAGTRTPLGLIAVGTGNDFARALGLPVREPAAAGRMIADALKCGRIRDIDLGQVGDRWFGTVLASGFDSRVNDRGNRMRWPTGRLKYDLAMIGELAGFRPVPYRIRLDDEVLEAEATLVAVGNGSSYGGGMRICPGADLTDGLFDVTVVGDCSRTTLLRVFPRVYRGTHVDHPKVTVLRAARVEIAAEGVTGYADGEPLGPLPLNARCVRGGVRVVGP, from the coding sequence GTGACCAGCGAGATCACCCTCTTCGTCAACCCCACCGCGGGCCGCGGCCGGGGCGCCCGCGCGGCGCAGCCGGCCGCTTCCGCGTTGCGGGCGGCCGGCTTCTCGGTCCGGACGGTCCTCGGGGAGGACGCCGCGGACGCCCTGGTACGCGCGCGGGCCGCCGTCGAGGCCGGCACGGGCGCGCTGATCGCCGTCGGTGGCGACGGGATGGCGGCCCTCGCGCTGCGTGCGGTCGCGGGCACCCGCACCCCGCTCGGCCTGATCGCCGTCGGAACCGGCAACGACTTCGCCCGCGCCCTGGGCCTGCCCGTGCGGGAGCCGGCCGCCGCGGGCCGCATGATCGCCGACGCCCTCAAGTGCGGCCGGATCCGCGACATCGACCTCGGGCAGGTGGGCGACCGCTGGTTCGGCACGGTCCTCGCCTCCGGCTTCGACTCCCGCGTCAACGACCGCGGCAACCGTATGCGATGGCCCACCGGCCGCCTCAAGTACGACCTGGCGATGATCGGCGAACTCGCCGGGTTCCGGCCCGTCCCGTACCGGATCCGGCTCGACGACGAGGTCCTGGAGGCCGAGGCGACGCTCGTGGCCGTCGGCAACGGCTCCTCGTACGGCGGCGGCATGCGGATCTGTCCCGGCGCCGATCTGACCGACGGGCTGTTCGACGTCACGGTGGTCGGGGACTGCAGCCGCACCACACTGCTGCGGGTGTTCCCGAGGGTGTACCGGGGGACGCACGTCGACCATCCGAAGGTGACCGTGCTGCGGGCGGCCAGGGTCGAGATCGCCGCCGAGGGCGTCACCGGCTATGCCGACGGAGAGCCGCTCGGCCCGCTGCCGCTGAACGCGCGCTGCGTGCGCGGGGGCGTGCGGGTCGTCGGCCCCTGA